Proteins encoded in a region of the Nonomuraea helvata genome:
- the recD2 gene encoding SF1B family DNA helicase RecD2: protein MEASVEQLVYVREDEYTVARMSADGEPDFVATGRALAGVQPGETLRLFGEWGRHPRHGRRFSVSGCERVSPSSVRAIRIYLGSGLIRGIGPRLAYAIVDHFGEATLKVIDSEPERLTEVVNIGPQRQGQIVQAWQEQKAIAALMVTLQGLGVSPLLAAKIYQVFGQDADEVLATDPYRLIGRVRGIAFRIADKIALQSGVPERSPQRIKAALLDRLEAAGSRDGHCYLPVAALVRETAELIEQDQTLVSPVVDALIADRRVVVEAGPDERGTPVVYAKHVHSREVALTEQITRLMRARSTLPLRSFRDDPGLHDDQRAAVNMALTSTVSVITGGPGCGKSHTVKAIATTVRAAGGTVTLTAPTGKAAKRLSELTGLPAMTIHRMLAQQPDPDPETLFDERPSQADLIVVDEASMLDLHLATRLAAAVPSGSHLLLIGDSDQLPSIGPGDVLADLLRAEAIPRVRLTHVFRQADGSGIVDAAHRIRAGRLPVRTAGGGFWFEELDDPAQVARRVAHLAMVAIPRKQNVEPGQVQVLCPMRKGETGATALGRLIQDQLNPAADDKPEHWSGSTVFRVGDRVMPIRNNYDKGVFNGETATVTAVIQEERMIEILTDDGEHVRYGFDELDDLTHAYAISVHRSQGSEYPFVVAPIVAESGGIMLRRKLLYTLVTRAKAWVVLVGQREALEMAVHRLGHRRNTGLSRRLTLALDD, encoded by the coding sequence GTGGAGGCGTCGGTCGAGCAGCTCGTCTACGTTCGGGAGGACGAATACACCGTCGCGCGCATGAGCGCCGACGGCGAGCCCGACTTCGTGGCCACCGGGCGGGCGCTGGCGGGTGTGCAGCCGGGCGAGACGCTGCGGCTGTTCGGCGAGTGGGGCAGGCATCCGCGGCACGGCCGCCGGTTCTCGGTGAGCGGGTGCGAGCGGGTCTCACCGTCGTCGGTGCGGGCCATCCGGATCTACCTGGGGTCGGGGCTGATCAGGGGGATCGGGCCGCGGCTGGCGTACGCGATCGTCGACCACTTCGGCGAGGCCACGCTCAAGGTGATCGACAGCGAGCCCGAGCGGCTCACCGAGGTCGTCAACATCGGGCCGCAGCGGCAGGGCCAGATCGTCCAGGCGTGGCAGGAGCAGAAGGCGATCGCCGCGCTGATGGTGACGCTCCAGGGGCTCGGCGTCAGCCCGTTGCTGGCGGCCAAGATCTACCAGGTGTTCGGCCAGGACGCCGACGAGGTCCTGGCCACCGACCCCTACCGGCTGATCGGGCGGGTGCGCGGCATCGCGTTCCGCATCGCCGACAAGATCGCGCTGCAGTCGGGGGTGCCCGAGCGCAGCCCGCAGCGGATCAAGGCGGCGCTGCTCGACCGGCTGGAGGCGGCCGGCAGCCGCGACGGCCACTGCTACCTGCCGGTGGCCGCGCTCGTGAGAGAGACGGCGGAGCTGATCGAGCAGGACCAGACGCTGGTGAGCCCGGTGGTCGACGCGCTGATCGCCGACCGCAGGGTGGTCGTGGAGGCCGGGCCCGACGAGCGGGGCACGCCGGTGGTGTACGCCAAGCACGTGCACAGCCGCGAGGTGGCGCTGACCGAGCAGATCACCCGGCTCATGCGGGCCCGCTCCACCCTGCCCCTGCGCTCCTTCCGCGACGACCCCGGGCTCCACGACGACCAGCGCGCCGCCGTCAACATGGCTCTGACCAGCACCGTCTCGGTCATCACCGGCGGCCCCGGATGCGGCAAGAGCCACACCGTCAAGGCCATCGCGACCACGGTCAGGGCCGCGGGCGGCACGGTCACGCTCACGGCGCCCACGGGCAAGGCGGCCAAGCGCCTGTCCGAGCTGACCGGGCTGCCCGCGATGACCATCCACCGGATGCTCGCCCAGCAGCCCGATCCCGACCCGGAGACGCTGTTCGACGAGCGGCCGTCGCAGGCCGACCTGATCGTGGTCGACGAGGCGTCCATGCTCGACCTGCACCTGGCCACCCGGCTGGCTGCGGCCGTGCCGTCCGGGAGCCACCTGCTGCTCATCGGCGACAGCGACCAGCTGCCGAGCATCGGGCCCGGCGACGTGCTCGCCGACCTGCTGCGGGCCGAGGCGATCCCGCGGGTGCGGCTCACCCACGTCTTCCGGCAGGCGGACGGCAGCGGCATCGTCGACGCCGCCCACCGCATCCGCGCCGGACGGCTGCCGGTCCGCACGGCCGGCGGCGGCTTCTGGTTCGAGGAGCTCGACGATCCCGCGCAGGTCGCGCGGCGCGTGGCCCACCTGGCGATGGTGGCGATCCCGCGCAAGCAGAACGTCGAGCCCGGACAGGTGCAGGTGCTCTGCCCGATGCGCAAGGGCGAGACGGGGGCCACGGCCCTCGGTCGCCTGATCCAGGACCAGCTCAACCCGGCGGCCGACGACAAACCGGAGCACTGGTCGGGCTCGACGGTCTTCCGGGTGGGCGACCGCGTCATGCCGATCCGCAACAACTACGACAAAGGGGTCTTCAACGGAGAGACCGCGACGGTCACGGCGGTCATCCAGGAAGAGCGCATGATCGAGATCCTGACGGACGACGGCGAGCATGTGCGCTACGGCTTCGACGAGCTCGACGACCTGACCCACGCCTACGCGATCAGCGTGCACCGGTCGCAGGGCAGCGAATACCCGTTCGTGGTGGCGCCGATCGTCGCCGAATCGGGCGGGATCATGCTGCGCCGCAAGCTCCTCTACACGCTGGTGACCCGGGCCAAGGCGTGGGTGGTGCTGGTGGGCCAGCGGGAGGCGCTGGAGATGGCGGTCCACCGGCTGGGCCACCGAAGGAACACCGG
- a CDS encoding erythromycin esterase family protein, which translates to MTVLDEVRRSALPLTGPGDLDPLLERVGEARFVLIGEASHGTHDFYAWRAELTRRLIAEKGFGFVGVEGDWPDCERVHRAVTGDTDPFEALYTFQRWPTFMWANHEVVEFCRWLRRWNAGFPPGRRCGFHGLDVYSLWESLRSVRRYAAAHLPDEMDSVMGALYCFEAYGHDPQQYGLATRLVPETCEDEVVNLLKSVIRAAPEDERGFSARQNAETVAGAERYYRAMVGGGPESWNIRDVHMADTMDRLADFHSTGSSGAKGVVWAHNTHIGDARATDMAAAGMTNLGQLARERHGADAVLVGFGSHHGSVVAADRWGAQHHVMRVPPARPASLEALLHEAVGGPEALFVVPPEGSRAAFYDEPMGHRAIGVVYHPERERWGNYVPTVMGRRYDAFIWLDATKALHPLHGEPWHDAEPETYGGTRPAAHRM; encoded by the coding sequence ATGACGGTTCTCGACGAGGTACGCCGGTCAGCCCTGCCGCTGACCGGCCCGGGGGACCTCGACCCGCTGCTGGAGCGCGTGGGCGAGGCCAGATTCGTGCTGATCGGCGAGGCCAGCCACGGCACGCACGACTTCTACGCCTGGCGGGCGGAACTGACCCGCCGCTTGATCGCCGAGAAGGGATTCGGTTTCGTCGGGGTCGAGGGCGACTGGCCCGACTGCGAACGGGTGCACCGGGCCGTGACCGGCGACACCGATCCCTTCGAGGCGCTCTACACCTTCCAGCGCTGGCCCACGTTCATGTGGGCCAACCACGAGGTCGTGGAGTTCTGCCGGTGGCTGCGGCGCTGGAACGCCGGCTTCCCGCCGGGCCGGCGCTGCGGCTTCCACGGCCTGGACGTCTACAGCCTGTGGGAGTCGCTGCGCTCCGTGCGCCGCTACGCCGCCGCCCACCTGCCGGACGAGATGGACTCGGTCATGGGAGCGCTCTACTGCTTCGAGGCCTACGGCCACGACCCGCAGCAGTACGGCCTGGCCACCCGCCTGGTCCCGGAGACCTGCGAGGACGAGGTGGTCAACCTGCTCAAGTCCGTGATCCGCGCGGCTCCCGAGGACGAGCGGGGATTCAGCGCCCGGCAGAACGCCGAGACCGTGGCCGGGGCCGAGCGCTACTACCGGGCCATGGTGGGAGGCGGCCCCGAGTCCTGGAACATCAGGGACGTCCACATGGCCGACACCATGGACCGGCTGGCGGACTTCCACAGCACCGGTTCTTCCGGGGCCAAGGGCGTGGTCTGGGCGCACAACACGCACATCGGCGACGCCCGCGCCACCGACATGGCCGCCGCCGGCATGACCAACCTCGGGCAGCTCGCCCGGGAGCGGCACGGCGCGGACGCCGTGCTGGTGGGGTTCGGCAGCCATCACGGGTCCGTGGTGGCCGCCGACCGGTGGGGCGCCCAGCACCACGTCATGCGGGTGCCGCCCGCGCGGCCCGCGTCCCTGGAGGCGCTGCTGCACGAGGCCGTCGGCGGCCCGGAGGCGCTGTTCGTGGTCCCGCCCGAGGGCTCCAGGGCGGCCTTCTACGACGAGCCGATGGGGCACCGGGCGATCGGCGTCGTGTACCACCCGGAGCGGGAGCGCTGGGGCAACTACGTGCCCACGGTCATGGGGCGCCGCTACGACGCGTTCATCTGGCTGGACGCGACCAAGGCCCTGCACCCTCTGCACGGCGAGCCGTGGCACGACGCCGAACCGGAGACTTACGGTGGGACGCGTCCAGCGGCCCACCGCATGTAG